In Candidatus Electrothrix scaldis, the genomic window GCGCCACCCCTGCTCATAGCTTTGAACGGCCTTTATAGAAACGCCAAGAAGCCCGGCCAGTGTTTTTTGCGTCTTGCCGAGTTTCTTCCGATAATAAGAAAATTCATTAGAGGTCATGAAAGTCTGACAGGTTAAATTAACGTGATAACTACACGAAAATTATACCACATAGTAGCCTTATCCACAACCTCTTTTTCAACGCTAACTCAACCTTCTCAAAAACAAACGCTAACGCATAGCGGCACGCAGGTATTTCGGCTATATTTGACCCGGCAATGAGTGGATACCTGCAATAGTACCATACGCCAGCCTCTGAAATCCACCAGACGATCAGCCGAAGAGGAAGGTAAATAATCGTTCGACCCCAAAAAACAAAAAAGGAGCCTCCCCATGACAATAAAACATAACGGCATAGGGCCAAAAAGAATATTCAAAGCCTATTTCTGCTCCATACAAGGCCTTAAAGCAGCCTTCAAACATGAGGCTGCCTTTTCCGAAGAACTCCTCTTAACTGCTTTTTTGCTCCCCATAGGACTGTGGCTAGGCGATAGCGGCACAGAACGCGCTCTGCTTATAGGTTGCCTCTTCCTTATTCTCCTTGTAGAACTCATCAACTCTGCCATAGAAGCAGTTGTGGACCGCATTGGTTCCGAGCGCCACGAACTCTCAGGCAGGGCAAAAGATCTCGGATCTGCCGCAGTTTTCCTTGCTCTTCTGAACTGCGCTACAGTCTGGTTGCTCATATTGTGCAGCTAACGACACAGTATGAGCCAATAAGCCAGGGAATCAGAGAATAACAACGGAGTTGCTCTCTCCATGTTCATTTGCTACATACTCGTCCGCTTCCGGGTCATTAATCCACAGTGAGCCATCGAGCACATAACGAAAATTATAGGAACTGTTCGCAGCCAAGGATATGGTGACAGAGAAGCTTCCATCCTTTAACTTGTTCATTGGCGTGTCCGTTATTGACCAACCATTAAATTCACCGGCCAGCACAGCTGAACTGGCCTGTTCATGATTGGGACATTTAAAGGTTACCCTGCACTTTTTTTTCGTTTTTGTATAGTTTTTTATCAACATCTGCTCCCCCTTTAACAGAACATAAAAAAAACTGACAGACAATCAGAAAGCGATTGAACCTTGTCCGCCCCTTTCTCAACTGAATATAGTGAGTATAGAATGCCCTATTTCATCTTCACTTACAACGAAAAAAGCCGCGTTTTTTCCTTTTCCTCAACCTTATACTTTCAATAACTTACCAGCGAAGAAACAGCCTTATGATACAAAAGCCAAACAATACCGAAACCACCACAAAGATCCCAGAGAAAATCCCAGAACTGCTCGCTCCGGCTGGCAACATGGAGAAGCTCGTTACAGCCATTCATTATGGTGCAGATGCGGTGTATCTCGGAGGGAGCAACTACAGTCTTCGCGCGGGTGCTGGAAATTTTTCCCTGCCAAAAATGAAAGAGGCGGCCTCCTACGCCCATGAGCGGGGAGTAAAAATTTATGTGACACTCAATATTTTTGCTCATAACCGTGACATGCATCAATTCACGGACCATCTCCACAGCCTGGAAGAAACAGGTGTAGATGGCCTCATAATAGCCGATCCAGGCATTCTTTTGCTCTGCAAAGAAACTCTTCCGCAAATGCCCATTCACCTTTCAACCCAAGCCAATGTCACCAACACGCAGAGTGTTCGTTTCTGGGCATCGCAAGGGGTGCAACGTGTCAACCTTGCCCGCGAACTCAGCCTGGAAGAAATTTGTGAGATCAGAAAAAACACAGCAACGGAACTAGAAGTCTTTGTCCACGGCG contains:
- a CDS encoding diacylglycerol kinase — encoded protein: MTIKHNGIGPKRIFKAYFCSIQGLKAAFKHEAAFSEELLLTAFLLPIGLWLGDSGTERALLIGCLFLILLVELINSAIEAVVDRIGSERHELSGRAKDLGSAAVFLALLNCATVWLLILCS
- a CDS encoding isoamylase early set domain-containing protein, producing the protein MLIKNYTKTKKKCRVTFKCPNHEQASSAVLAGEFNGWSITDTPMNKLKDGSFSVTISLAANSSYNFRYVLDGSLWINDPEADEYVANEHGESNSVVIL